One stretch of Heptranchias perlo isolate sHepPer1 chromosome 29, sHepPer1.hap1, whole genome shotgun sequence DNA includes these proteins:
- the LOC137299450 gene encoding kelch-like protein 23, whose amino-acid sequence MDCEPTSPRDQDPVTDTVLEVGQRLFNVNRGVLSSASRYFQAMFYGGTRERSESHIVLKGVDPEAFRLLLGFAEGGRVTVDRQNVTTLLEAADFLHFDRVKLLCTKFLERELRVCNCVGAWAYAWRFMCPGLKAAARGVALTHLADLMAEEEEFLQLSKEALADLLASDDLYVTKDDEVFEAVMKWVSHHSSTEGDFLELVGLVRVPFMSLSFLDLLVKRSKRSVEDDTYIRLLKILNRNLPRSWTAAHSLPQNSRSHETMYVLGGKHDREQQELFQFHPKTNTWQVCSPLRRRNLIQYAVAAVGNFIFVTGGYFRDEVVWYCVDWVLIYNDWENSWMEGPPMKKSRSCHCAAGVGMCLYVLGGNADSAIIADVERLPLTDMEWEGMQPMVQPVERAAVVSVGAKIYVLCGLDENSDVYSGVQRLDVDSDVWDVISFSPLPRYDLCATLLNGAIYVVGGQTFRLDIDTDEWTPVDEECLNQKFFCGCATVNGKTFFLGERRGNTSIPNMVLFDPYTDTCQVVDADLPCPLPVQGCVSIQKFSVRA is encoded by the exons ATGGACTGCGAGCCTACAAGCCCCAGGGACCAGGATCCGGTCACGGACACCGTCCTTGAAGTTGGCCAGAGGCTTTTCAATGTCAACAGAGGCGTGCTGTCGTCGGCCAGCCGGTATTTTCAGGCCATGTTCTACGGGGGCACCAGGGAAAGGTCAGAGAGTCACATTGTGCTGAAAGGGGTGGACCCCGAGGCCTTCCGGCTGCTCCTGGGCTTTGCTGAGGGCGGCCGGGTGACCGTGGACCGGCAGAATGTGACCACCTTGCTGGAAGCGGCCGATTTCCTGCACTTTGACCGAGTGAAGCTGCTGTGCACCAAGTTCCTGGAGCGGGAGCTGCGTGTGTGCAACTGTGTGGGGGCCTGGGCCTACGCCTGGCGCTTCATGTGCCCGGGCCTGAAGGCCGCCGCCCGCGGGGTGGCCCTCACCCACCTGGCCGACCTCATGGCCGAGGAAGAAGAGTTCCTGCAACTTTCGAAAGAGGCTTTAGCGGATCTTTTGGCCAGCGACGACCTGTACGTGACCAAAGACGACGAGGTCTTCGAGGCGGTGATGAAGTGGGTGAGCCACCACTCCAGCACAGAGGGCGACTTCCTGGAGTTGGTGGGATTGGTGAGAGTCCCGTTTATGAGCCTCTCTTTCCTCGACCTGCTGGTTAAACGGTCCAAGCGCAGTGTGGAGGATGACACTTACATCAGGCTTTTGAAAATATTAAACCGCAACCTTCCCCGGAGCTGGACAGcggcccactccctcccccaaaacagTAGGAGCCATGAGACTATGTACGTTCTGGGGGGGAAACACGACCGAGAACAGCAGGAACTATTTCAGTTTCATCCTAAAACCAACACATGGCAAGTCTGCTCTCCTCTCCGGCGCAGGAACCTCATCCAATACGCAGTAGCAGCAGTAG GGAATTTCATCTTTGTGACGGGCGGGTACTTCCGAGATGAGGTGGTGTGGTACTGTGTGGACTGGGTGCTGATTTATAACGACTGGGAAAACAGCTGGATGGAAGGACCCCCCATGAAGAAGTCTCGAAGCTGCCACTGTGCGGCCGGGGTCGGGATGTGCCTTTACGTGCTGGGAGGGAACGCTGACTCGGCCATTATCGCGGACGTCGAGCGACTGCCACTGACGGACATGGAGTGGGAGGGCATGCAGCCCATGGTGCAACCCGTGGAGAGGGCCGCAGTGGTCAGCGTCGGCGCCAAGATCTACGTCCTGTGCGGACTGGATGAAAATAGTGACGTCTACAGTGGGGTGCAGCGGCTGGACGTGGACAGTGACGTTTGGGACGTGATCTCCTTCTCCCCTCTTCCTCG GTACGACCTCTGTGCCACCTTGCTGAATGGTGCAATATACGTAGTGGGAGGTCAGACGTTCCGTCTGGACATAGACACTGACGAGTGGACTCCAGTGGACGAGGAATGCTTGAATCAAAAGTTCTTCTGTGGTTGTGCTACTGTTAACGGAAAAACCTTTTTccttggggagaggagagggaacacGTCGATCCCAAACATGGTTCTCTTCGACCCTTACACAGACACCTGTCAGGTGGTGGATGCGGACCTGCCCTGCCCTCTCCCTGTACAAGGCTGTGTGTCTATCCAAAAGTTCAGCGTGAGGGCTTGA